In Ruminococcaceae bacterium BL-6, a genomic segment contains:
- a CDS encoding [Citrate [pro-3S]-lyase] ligase: MEFVYGRPVAGELKKKTIRFLREASLDFDESAEFTVCLMENGEILATGSRQGKVLKCLAVLKDIRGSGLAARIVTELVKDAVSAGFAHLFLYTKPESGRIFEALGFYPVAGTEDVLLLENVKNGAEKFVSSLDCPIKEGKIGCIVANCNPMTNGHLYLAETAARSCDFLHLFIPSEDCSRFPADVRMMLAKRAVSHLRNVAVHPTGDYLTSAATFPDYFIRDKARVENIRCMLDLVVFARKFAGPLHITTRFVGSEPFSRTADCYNRVMKEYLPSRKIEVEIVPRLEIGSSAVSAGRVRELLDEGKLEKVRELVPLATYDYLKKAGWHERRE, translated from the coding sequence ATGGAATTCGTTTATGGGAGACCGGTCGCGGGGGAACTGAAGAAAAAGACGATACGGTTTCTGCGGGAGGCTTCCCTGGATTTTGACGAAAGCGCGGAGTTTACCGTCTGCCTGATGGAAAACGGGGAGATTCTGGCGACCGGTTCCCGGCAGGGCAAGGTCCTGAAATGTCTCGCCGTCTTGAAGGACATCCGCGGGAGCGGGCTTGCGGCCCGGATCGTGACGGAACTCGTCAAGGACGCCGTGTCGGCCGGCTTCGCGCACCTGTTCCTGTATACGAAGCCGGAATCCGGCCGGATTTTCGAGGCGCTCGGCTTTTATCCGGTTGCGGGCACGGAGGATGTGCTGCTGCTGGAAAACGTAAAGAACGGCGCTGAAAAATTTGTAAGCAGCCTGGACTGTCCCATAAAAGAGGGGAAAATCGGCTGCATCGTCGCAAACTGCAATCCCATGACCAACGGCCATCTCTATCTGGCGGAAACCGCCGCCCGTTCCTGCGACTTTCTTCATCTGTTCATCCCATCGGAGGACTGCAGCCGCTTTCCCGCCGATGTGCGCATGATGCTGGCGAAGCGGGCAGTTTCCCATCTGCGCAACGTCGCCGTGCATCCCACCGGCGATTACCTGACTTCCGCGGCGACGTTTCCCGACTATTTCATCCGGGACAAAGCGCGCGTGGAAAACATCCGCTGCATGCTGGACCTCGTCGTTTTCGCTAGGAAGTTCGCGGGGCCCCTGCACATTACGACGCGGTTTGTCGGTTCGGAGCCGTTCAGCAGGACGGCGGATTGTTACAACCGCGTCATGAAGGAATATCTTCCGTCCCGGAAGATCGAAGTCGAGATCGTGCCCCGCCTGGAGATCGGCAGTTCGGCGGTGAGCGCCGGACGCGTCCGCGAGCTGCTGGATGAAGGGAAGCTGGAAAAAGTCCGGGAGCTGGTTCCCCTGGCGACCTATGATTATCTGAAAAAGGCGGGTTGGCATGAAAGACGCGAATGA
- the ybhJ gene encoding putative enzyme (Evidence 3 : Putative function from multiple computational evidences; PubMedId : 11782506; Product type e : enzyme), with product MKLYPNGVYVIDGRKIVEADASNAERLKAAAHGADLKKAREGTISYSILKSHNHSGSMEKLKIRFDALASHDITFVGIIQTAKASGLKEFPIPYVLTNCHNSLCAVGGTINEDDHLFGLSAAKKYGGIYVPPHLAVIHMYMRERMAGCGKMILGSDSHTRYGALGTLAIGEGGGELVKQLLCKTYDIDYPRVVGVYLTGKPRSGVGPQDVALAIIGEVFQSGYVKNSVMEFIGDGVGNLSADYRCGIDVMTTETACLSSIWETDDEKIREFFEIHGRPQDYRELKPADVAYYDGLIYLDLSAVKPMIALPFHPSNCCEIDTLCDHLEDILHDVEERAVKTFGNPDVRGSLTGKIVDGRLKVDQGVIAGCAGGIFGNVMAAHSVLKGQNIGNGEFSLSVYPSSQPVMLELTRNGALFDLMKAGAVIRTAFCGPCFGAGDVPANGALSVRHTTRNFPNREGSKPGAGQAAYVALMDARSIAATARNKGFLTSAENCDTDSDIPKYFFDQGPYQKRVYDGYGKARPDIGLRYGPNIVDWPEIAPLADDLLLKVVSYITDPVTTTDELIPSGETSSYRSNPLGLAEFTLSRKDPAYVGRAKEVQKLEKARLAGENPEKLSRELEKVFAKIRSIKGFESADPMKIGIGSAIYAVKPGDGSAREQAASCQRVLGGGANIAGEYATKRYRSNLINWGMIPFLLDGKPGFGSGSYLFVPRIRKKIAEGSYSRIEAYVIGERAEKIELGIAPLTPDERKIIQAGCLINYNRDNRT from the coding sequence ATGAAACTTTATCCGAACGGCGTTTATGTGATTGACGGCCGGAAAATCGTGGAGGCGGACGCCTCGAATGCCGAGCGCTTAAAAGCGGCCGCCCACGGGGCGGATCTCAAGAAGGCGAGGGAAGGCACGATCTCCTATTCCATTCTGAAAAGCCACAACCATTCCGGCAGTATGGAGAAGCTGAAAATCAGATTCGACGCGCTGGCTTCCCACGACATTACGTTTGTGGGGATCATCCAGACCGCCAAGGCGAGCGGGCTGAAAGAGTTCCCCATTCCCTATGTGCTGACGAACTGCCACAATTCGCTGTGCGCGGTCGGTGGCACCATCAACGAGGATGACCACCTGTTCGGGCTTTCGGCGGCGAAAAAGTACGGGGGAATCTATGTGCCGCCGCATCTGGCGGTGATCCACATGTATATGCGCGAGAGGATGGCCGGCTGCGGTAAGATGATTCTGGGCTCCGACAGCCACACCCGCTACGGCGCGCTTGGCACCCTGGCGATCGGCGAGGGCGGCGGCGAGCTTGTGAAACAGCTGCTCTGCAAAACCTACGATATCGATTATCCCCGCGTGGTCGGGGTTTATCTGACGGGGAAGCCGCGCTCCGGGGTGGGGCCGCAGGATGTGGCGCTGGCGATCATCGGGGAGGTCTTCCAGTCCGGCTATGTCAAGAACAGCGTCATGGAATTCATCGGCGACGGGGTCGGAAACCTGTCCGCCGATTATCGCTGCGGCATCGATGTAATGACCACCGAAACGGCCTGCCTGTCCTCCATCTGGGAAACGGACGACGAGAAAATCAGGGAGTTTTTCGAGATCCACGGCCGCCCGCAGGATTACCGGGAGCTGAAGCCGGCGGACGTCGCCTATTACGACGGCCTGATCTATCTGGACCTTTCCGCTGTGAAGCCGATGATCGCCCTGCCGTTCCACCCGTCGAACTGCTGTGAGATCGACACGCTCTGCGATCACCTGGAGGATATCCTTCACGATGTGGAAGAGCGGGCGGTGAAAACGTTCGGAAATCCGGATGTGCGGGGAAGCCTGACGGGCAAAATCGTGGACGGCCGCCTGAAGGTGGACCAGGGCGTCATCGCGGGCTGCGCGGGGGGCATCTTCGGCAACGTGATGGCGGCGCATTCCGTGCTGAAGGGGCAGAACATCGGAAACGGGGAGTTTTCGCTTTCGGTCTACCCTTCCAGTCAGCCGGTCATGCTGGAGCTGACGCGCAACGGGGCGCTTTTCGATCTGATGAAAGCGGGGGCGGTCATCCGCACCGCGTTCTGCGGCCCGTGCTTCGGCGCGGGGGACGTTCCGGCCAACGGGGCGCTCTCGGTCCGGCATACCACCCGCAACTTCCCGAACCGGGAAGGCTCCAAGCCCGGCGCCGGGCAGGCCGCCTATGTCGCGCTGATGGATGCCCGGAGCATCGCGGCGACGGCAAGGAACAAGGGCTTCCTGACTTCCGCTGAAAATTGTGACACGGATTCCGATATTCCAAAATATTTCTTCGATCAGGGGCCCTATCAGAAGAGGGTGTACGACGGTTACGGAAAGGCTCGGCCGGACATCGGGCTCCGTTACGGCCCGAATATCGTCGACTGGCCGGAAATCGCCCCGCTCGCCGACGATCTGCTTCTGAAAGTCGTATCCTATATCACCGACCCGGTCACGACGACCGACGAGCTGATCCCATCCGGGGAAACGTCGTCCTACCGGTCGAACCCTCTGGGGCTTGCGGAATTTACCCTTTCCCGCAAGGACCCGGCCTATGTGGGCAGGGCCAAGGAGGTGCAGAAGCTGGAAAAGGCGCGCCTTGCCGGGGAAAATCCCGAAAAGCTCTCCCGGGAGCTCGAGAAAGTCTTTGCGAAGATCCGGTCGATCAAGGGCTTTGAATCGGCGGACCCGATGAAGATCGGAATCGGATCGGCGATTTACGCGGTCAAGCCCGGGGACGGGAGCGCCCGGGAACAGGCCGCCTCCTGTCAGAGGGTGCTGGGCGGCGGCGCGAACATCGCGGGGGAATATGCCACCAAGCGTTACCGCAGCAACCTGATCAACTGGGGCATGATCCCGTTCCTGCTGGATGGAAAACCGGGGTTCGGCAGCGGAAGCTATCTGTTTGTCCCGCGGATCCGCAAAAAAATCGCGGAGGGCTCCTATTCTCGGATCGAGGCGTATGTGATCGGGGAGCGGGCCGAAAAGATCGAGCTCGGGATCGCGCCGCTGACACCCGATGAACGGAAGATCATCCAGGCGGGCTGTCTGATTAATTACAACCGAGACAACCGGACGTAA